A region of Antedon mediterranea chromosome 8, ecAntMedi1.1, whole genome shotgun sequence DNA encodes the following proteins:
- the LOC140056682 gene encoding protein phosphatase 1 regulatory subunit 3E-like: MVGNGEVMLPNKLENNNNYKKDQGYVAELFNGSSDSSTISPSDKLKDRRSRPGKSSGLRLITDITNGEVLPNTRPDDSMDAVCRQEHPSLSREDDEVDFVLFHVATIENNADDASTSSVTSDAFSPSSLSSCTTPTETDSCGGGRKSALKSPGLRPDTPNRKSVRFADALGLDLETVKHILERESPPDIPEHVFKDLQLASTSSCSTTARRKVLSLTFQQPSGKSDFMHKLWMQNVCLENALISDFMIIGTIKVIDVDYHKVVVVRYTVDNWRTFNEISAGYVYGSHNGPTDRFSFGMSIPRELAEGGSVYFAVRYDVAGKRFWDNNGGKNYSCTCYCDGTDDALGASAWTHFL, encoded by the coding sequence ATGGTTGGAAATGGGGAGGTGATGCTACCAAACAAACtggaaaacaataataattacaagAAGGACCAGGGATATGTAGCAGAACTGTTCAACGGGTCCTCAGATAGTTCGACGATTAGCCCGTCAGATAAGTTAAAAGACCGTCGATCAAGACCCGGAAAATCTTCTGGTTTGCGGTTGATTACGGACATAACAAACGGTGAAGTTTTACCAAATACGAGGCCTGATGATTCTATGGACGCTGTTTGTAGACAGGAACATCCCAGTTTATCGAGGGAGGATGATGAAGTAGATTTCGTTCTTTTTCACGTTGCCACTATCGAAAATAATGCAGACGATGCATCTACATCATCAGTGACGTCCGATGCGTTTAGTCCATCCTCCTTATCCTCTTGTACAACCCCAACTGAGACGGACAGCTGTGGAGGAGGAAGGAAGTCTGCCCTAAAGTCACCTGGATTGCGACCAGATACACCAAACCGTAAGTCTGTACGCTTTGCCGATGCCCTTGGCTTGGACCTAGAGACTGTAAAGCACATCCTAGAAAGGGAATCACCACCAGATATACCAGAACATGTGTTTAAAGACTTGCAGTTAGCGTCAACGTCTTCATGTTCAACAACTGCGCGCCGTAAAGTTCTGTCGCTAACATTCCAGCAACCGAGTGGAAAGTCGGATTTTATGCATAAACTGTGGATGCAAAACGTGTGCCTAGAAAATGCTTTAATATCTGATTTTATGATTATAGGAACGATTAAAGTAATAGACGTTGATTACCATAAGGTTGTTGTCGTGCGGTATACAGTAGACAACTGGAGGACTTTTAACGAAATATCAGCTGGTTATGTTTACGGATCTCATAACGGACCTACGGACCGTTTCTCGTTTGGAATGTCGATTCCACGAGAACTTGCCGAAGGTGGTTCCGTGTATTTTGCTGTCAGGTATGATGTTGCGGGAAAACGGTTCTGGGATAATAATGGCGGGAAGAATTATTCGTGTACATGTTACTGTGATGGTACGGACGATGCACTGGGTGCTTCTGCATGGACTCACTTTTTGTAA